DNA sequence from the Acinonyx jubatus isolate Ajub_Pintada_27869175 chromosome A3, VMU_Ajub_asm_v1.0, whole genome shotgun sequence genome:
CCAGGGGTGACCAGtgcctgcacccctcccccagaggtTCTTACTTCATCAGTCTGGGAAATAGCCCGTGTGTTATTAGGGTTTTTACAAGCTTCGTAGACGATTCTCATGTGCAGGCGTGGCTGCCGAAGCCCTGGTGGAAAGCAAAGTTGAGTAAGCAGGCCGTCTGAATTTGTAGGTACGAAGGCTATCTGCTGTTTTCCCGTCTTATAAATGCAAAACCAGTACCTTCTTTGCCTTTCTGTCTGCTTTGCTGGAAGAATGTGTCCTGATTTAAAACAGATTCGACTTAAAACACAAAGCCTCGGCCAGAGAGAGTCAGCCAGCTTGTTTTCCCGCCCAGCTGCTCCCTCCCTCAtccagcagagaggaagaggaagaggaagaggaaggggctcctggctggcccagtcagcaCCGTGCGACCCttcatctcggggttgtgagttccagccccacgttgggtgtagaggtcacttaaaaataaagtcttcaaaaaaagagagaaagaggaagaagctgTCATTTGGAAGCACCCGTTTCTGGGCAGCTGGAGAGGAGGACTGGGCACCCACGGTAACTACATAGTTTCACCAGGTCACGAGCAGCTaatttcctctgcctcttccacttCTTTGAAAGGTTTCTACCGGTGAGAAAGcaaattttacttaaatgtttatgtaaaaaatttaaagttagaaatgaggaaatgaaggtttTTGTGGGCCTTTTTTCCCCTCACGGTGTAGGGCAAGGTTACTTCTACTTAGGAGTTGTTTATTTGtgggggttaaaaaaaatagttgattaaTATAGTaatcagaagggaaaaaatgagtgATGTTGATTTGGTCTTGTTTGTTTCATGCTCGTTGCCACTGGGTTTATTAGTGTTTGCAGAGAGTAGGAGGGGCTTTATAGGATCATTAGGTTTAGAAAGTGTCTTGTCTCTTCTCCTACATCATGgtaagttttatcttttttcttcttatttcctgTTTAGGCTGTAGTTCTAAAGCTTGGTTCTGTCATTGCCCAGAATTATtattctcttctgtgtgtgtgttttattactattatttgctTATGAAAATGCTATTATGTTGCCCCTGGGAATTTCTTCTCCTTCAGAGAGGCAAATGTAATTACTGTGATGCTGTTTTGAAGAAGCTTCTCCCTCTGCACATGTCCATatcacaaaatacacattttctagTACACATGAAAACTTTTCTTAAAGAGAATCGTTTAtagatttaaacacacacacgtatatctacatatatctacatgtatatacatgtagatatatgtagatatatatacatgattAAGAAGTAAAACCAGGATTATCCAGAGTAATGATTAGTATTGGAGGTGCTTGACAGAGCTTTTTGAAATGTTAATACTTTCAAAAAGGATCAGTTTAGGACAGGTGTACATGTATGAGCTGAGGACTTTTGAACTCATTTCTGTTGTAAATGTGATTTTGCCTTTAGGGTTCGTGCTGGCTTTGTTTTTGGTGATATGATGCAGGCTTGGTGTTTTTCAGGAAAGCTGCTAGTGAAAAGGACAGAAAGCATTTTGTTCCTTTCCTCCCCTATTAAGAAATTTAATTCTCTTCAAGTCAACGCTCACTGAGTTGTGTCCTGTGAGCGCTTATGGAGTACATAGCCCTGTGCCTGTATGAAAGGATTCCCTGTACTTACTCACTGTTTGATTCTTGGAAACCATctcacagtgtttttaaaaaaaatatgagtagAAGATTGTATAATTCTCGGGTACAAAAGTGAGTTTGAGTAGAAAGTTTTAATTTCGTAGAAGCTGCATGAATCCCCAAGGATCGGTAAGAGAGATTTTAATACTCTGAAAAAATAGTACAGTGTAATGGAAGGATCACTAAGCCAGAGTTACCCATGTACTGGCCAGGTCTCCTTGTACCAGTTGTGTAGACAcggtttctttttctgtaaaaaaaaaaataagaagttggAGGGCCCCCTTCATACAGATCCCCAGGAAAGAGGCATCAACTCCACACTCCTAAAGCCTCACTAAAATGAcagtaaagtgtgtgtgtgtgtgtgtgtgtgtgtgtgtgtgtgtgtgtgtgtgtgtgtgtggaatggcATAAACCCTGAAGAATGAGGAGAACAAGAAGGGAGACCACAGCAAAAAATTTTGGAAGTTGGAAAGCAGACAGACCAGTGATAAAGGGCTCAAAAGACCCAAGAAAACTGATAATGCGGCTGCAGGGAAAGCCGATAACGACCCCAGAATCCCCCAGAAGCTCAGGAATTAGCAATATTAAGTACTTTTGCAGATAAGACTAAAAGTGGCAGCCTAGGTAAAGATAGATTGAAAGCTATTTAAAAAGCAGTCAGAAACCCAGATTCTCCCCTATCCTGGCAAAGAACTAGAGACTTGATAACCCTCAGAGGTGGTAAGACAGAGGCCCCCCAACTTGAGGGCACCTGGCTTGGCTTAGGTGCCCTATTCTCCTCCTCAGTCCCAGTGTGCCTGTGGCAGGGACTGCGCCATTCTGCCAGGAGGTTAGCAGAGTCctctagggacacctggctggctcagttggtaagtgtgtgcaacgcttgatctcagggttgtgagttcgagccccatgttggatatagaggttgctttaaaaaaaatctttataaaagaaCAGAGTTCTCTGGGGAATCTGATTGGACCAAGAAGAAAGCCCCTAAGGAACTGACACTGGAGGCTTCCAAACCAGACTTCTTGCCAGAACATTCTGCAACGCAGAAGCTCAGTCCAGGCCCTGCCAGGTAGCTGGTTAGTGCCCTCTGAAATACTAGCGGATAACCAAGGAAGACTGTGTTAGGAATCAAAACGGACAAGCAGCAGCAAATCAGGAGAAAACAGGCCATGCTGGGAGAAGAAAACTCAGAACACCTATCACATACGTTCTCCAGGGTGTGGGGAAAGGGATTGCAAACATGAAAAGAAGTATATTGTAAGAAATGGACATTCAGAAGTAAAAAGGActtgttaaaataagaaatagcaggaatgataattaaaaagaaaggttgGGTAAAACGAGGAAACCTTTTAGAAGGCAGAGCAGAAAAGTGGCAAGATGGTGAGTTAGAAGAGTTGAGAGGgacacccggggggctcagtcggttaagtgtccaactcctgatttcagctcaggtcttgatgtcacaggtcatgggttcaagccctgcatcaggctctgatctgacagggcagagcctgcttggaattctctctctccttctctctgtccctcccccactcacacatgctctctaagtaaataaataaacattaaaaggccggggtggggggtgcggggcacgtctgggtggctcagtctgttaagcatctgacttcagctcaggtcacgacctcgtggtccttgagtttgagccccgcgtcgggctctgggctgatggctcagagcctggagcctgtttcagattctgtgtctccctctctctctgcccctcccctgttcatgctctgtctctctctgtctcaaaaataaataaatgttaaaaaaaaaaatactagtctTCCTGCCCCCAAATTCTAGAACTGGAGGACATGAATTTCTACACGGTAAAGGTCCACCAAATGGTCAACACAGCGGGTGAGAATAGACCCCAAAATAGAAATGTAACATTTCCTGACCCCAGAGGAAGTTCATCACACTCTGGGAAAGCAATTCCCGGTCACCTTTCCAGGGACCCGGAATTGGAATGGCTCCAGGTTCAGCAGGGGGCGTGGAGTCGAGCACCTGCCCGGTTCCCCGGGAGTATTGTGTCCAGCCCGGAATTCTGTAAGCCCGGCCCGCCTATGGATCAAGGGAGAGAGACGAGAAACAGATGTACTTCCATCCCCCTGCTTAGGAAGCCAGAGGGAGATGTGTTCCagcgagaaagagggagaaatcgAGCCGAGGAAAAGTGAGGTTTCACACCTgctgagaggggaggggagaccccAGGCGGCATCTGCACAGCGGGCACAGCGGGAGCCAGTCCAGACTGGCCGGAAGGCGCAGGACCTCTTTGGGATGACAGAGTTGAGGGAGGACGTGAGGCTTGTGAATGTCTTAAGCAGGAATGTGGTGGCAAAGGGCATGGTGTCGGCTTAGTCGTGACATCACATGAAACTAAGCAAACGGGCACCTGGCAGCTCGGTTGGTTGgctgtccgactctggctcaggtcatgatctcacggttcatgagttcgagccccaagtccagctctgtgctgacagtgcagagcctgcttgggattctctctctctctctctctctctctctctctctctctctctctctctctctttctgcccctcccccactcacttgctctctctgtccctctcttgaaataaataaacttaaaaaaaaaaaaaacaaaaaaaaacaacaactaagcAAACAGAAACAGTCACTCCAGGAAAAAAttatacaggaaaagaaaaggaatcctaACCTTCCACATTTCTCAGCTACAAATAGTATCTGAGGAATAAATCCTTCCGTGTAAATACTAAGGATTTTGTGAACCACAGTGATCATATAtgttgggggatgggagggtgaaagagtgtgtgtgtcgtgggggcagggagggaagagagcaaaACCCACAGACCTAAAACAGAAGCTCCTGGAACAGCTGTCAGTGGAAGTGAATACCACAGTAGTTGTCTGAAAGAAGTGAAAATAGTTCCTGTAGAGAATAAGACATGGGAGGGGGacactgtcatttctttctttcttttttttttttttttttaaattatgttctaGAATTCTTTGGACACTGAGGTGCACATAAAACTGTAGTAACAATAAGAATAGAAACACCGGTTGGCAGAAGATTGTCTGTTAACCTGTTTATTGACGTGTTCGCATTTTTAGCTGCGGTAAACAGCTAGCCCAGAGTCCCAattctgcaaaacaaaaaaatgctgtCTAAGAAAAATACTTCTCTGGTAGGCCTCTGAGAATTGCAGAATTGAGGACATGTGCCTTTTTTTCTTACCTCTCTAGATTATCCTCTTGACTTGAACCACAGCGAAACCTTCCTACAAACCACAACGTTTCTTCCCGAAGACTTCACCTACTTTGCAAACCATACCTGCCCTGAGAGGCTCCCTTCCATGAGTGAGTAGAGCCACCCTGGCTTTGCAGACTGACGGGTCTTTTTATCTGattaaaataagaatgagaggtttttttttttcccctaatgttttatttttgagagagtgcaagtgggggaggggcagagagagggggctgcAGAGGATTGgacgatgtggggcttgaactcaggaaccgagagatcacgacctgagcagaagatgAATGTTTTGAGTTTGGGCATGATCACTTGGGATCACCGATCGGTGGTGGGGCCGTGCGTGGGTGCTCGCCTCGGGAGCCCTCAGAGAGGCTTCAAGCACAGccactttcctccttcctctttgagACGTTCAGCTGCCATTCACTCAGTCTCAATTTCTTTCCACTCCATTGGCAGAGCCAAAGCTCTAAAGTCTTAACTTCTTGACTTACTGCTTTGCCCAGTAATAGTGATGAAGTGAAATACAGGGGGTTGCAAAGCAGAGGAAGGGCCTCCCAGCACTGTGAAAGACGGCAGTCAGCTGAAAAAGCATTGAACCTCCCTAGAGAGTGAAACCCTGGACATGGGGGGAGACTTCTGTCATTTTCTGGCCTCTTAATTCTGGcctcttaattctttttcttccccccccccacccctttctctgttCAGAGGGCCCAATAGACATAAACATGAGTGAAATCGCAATGGACGACATCCATGAAATCTTCTCCAAAGACCCAGCCATCAAGCTCGGAGGTCACTGGAAGCCTTCGGATTGCATGCCTCGATGGAAGGTAGGCTGTGAAGTCAGACCAGATGCTAGGAGGCCCACCTGGACTTGCCATCATCCCAGGTCGCCGTGGGATTCACGGACTGTGATAATCTGTGCTTTGCACCCTACTGCCCGATGCAAAGTATCTGCAGTTCATGGAAACGCTTCAGAGGTGTGGGTTTCCCTAAGGACAGGCTGCAGCCCCGGAAGTGTGTGTCGTCCGCATGGCTGAGCGGGACCCTTTGGTCTTCTTTATAGGCGTCTTGGCTAAGCAAGGGTTGGTAGGTCTGTTGCGCCATGTTAGCAAAAGCCGTCTTCACCAATCTGGGGCTGCGTGTGCCTCATTCGGCATCGTTACTCTGAGCTTAGTGCGACCAAGAGCGGAGTTCTCCAGCCTGACACTGAGAATTTCTGGTTGTTTCTCTGCATGACTGTAGTTAGGAGGCATCCGTGTGTGGATCTGGCTCATGACACCGGCCTAAGTCCAGTgtctcaacaagtatttattcaaGTGCTGTTTCTGTGCTGGTCCTGCAAGGAACAAGGCAGATCTGGAATAGATGGGCATTTCTAGCCCATCACTGGGCGTATGACCAGCACTAAGAGATGAGATagatgtatatctatctatctcagcGTGCGCTGCACGCTCTAAGGGGAAGTACTGTTTTGTGGAGCGTGTTTTAGTTGTATGCCTCTGTATCCATGGACGTGTTTGTGGGACAGGTCTTGGTGGAGGATGAACGTCTTCCTCTGGGTTGTGGCCTAGAAAGAACTCACTCAGCAGGTGCACTATGTACACAGCATGGTGTGTGTGAGGACAGAGTCCCCTCACTTCCGAGGGTCCACCTGCCAACATAGCCGCTCCTTCAGCAGAGGCTGCGGACAAGGCAGCCTTCCAGAATAGCCCAAGAGCCGGTCCCCCGATTCTGCAGCAGCCTCGTGCCACAGAGCAGAAGTCGGGGGGACTCACGGGGCGGCTTCTCTCGTGTGACCCTCTCCAGGTGGCGATCCTCATCCCTTTCCGGAACCGCCACGAGCACCTCCCAGTCCTGCTCAGACACCTGATTCCCATGCTGCAGCGCCAGCGTCTGTGGTTTGCGTTTTATGTGGTTGAACAGGCGAGtggcccttccttccctcttctctctgttccgAGGCAGCAGTTCAGATCCACCTTTGGAGTGCAGAGCCAGGGAAACAGAAATCTGATGATCGAGCCACCCAGAGGtgaaagggagggcagagagagcagttTGGGTTTGAGGTGTTACTCGAGACGGGCAGACCCGAGTCCAGGGTGGACCTGCGTGTGCCCTTCGACAAAGGCCCCTTGTGTGGGGGTTGAGTCAGAGCTGCCTTGGGTGGTGTCTTCAGTCTCCAGACCCAGGAAACTCCCCTTAAGATAAGGATAAGGAGCCGTGAGTAGAAGTGGCTGTAttgttcttttcctccctttatgGGGCTTCCAAATGCTGTTATGGGCCGAATGTCTGCCTTTAGGACAGTCTTGGGAGAGAGTCACCACCCCTCTTATTTCTAAGGAGATCGGGGCGAGATGTCAAGTGGCTTGCGAGGCAGTGATGAGCGTGCTGGCCCGGCCCCCAGGGGTCCCTCCCCGTCGGGTTCAGTCAGCGCTCCTTTAGGCAGGGCTGGGACAGCAAAGAGTTTGCTCCgggagcaaaagaaaaataaagttctgcTTCTTTTAGGTCGGCACGCAGCCTTTTAATCGAGCCATGCTTTTCAACGTCGGTTTTCAAGAAGCAATGAAGGATCTGGACTGGGACTGTCTTATTTTTCATGATGTGGATCACATACCAGAAAGCGATCGGAACTACTATGGATGCGGGCAGATGCCGAGACACTTTGCAACCAAGTTGGACAAGTATATGTACCTGTGAGTATCACGTCCCCGGGAAGAGGTCAAATCTGAAAGGATGCTGAGAGATGCAAAGGTGGCCAAAGCCAGTTAGCTCCACCCAGCGCGCATCGGCTGGCGAAGGGATGAACAAAATGGAGCACAGCCACAGCACGGTACGCTGTTAGGCAGCAAACAGGAAGGGAGTCCTGACACGCTGGCCGGTGGGTGAACCCTGAAAGCATTGGTGCGAGGCAGGAGCTACTTACCAGAGGCCATGTGTTGGCCTGATCGTATTTCCATGACTTGCCCAGAATTCGGCAAAGCCGCAGACACAGAAAGGACAGTGATGGTTAGggttgaggggaggagggggaacgGACAGTGGCCACTGATGGGTACAAGGCttcttttttggggtgatgaaaggTGTTAGAATGGATTGGGGTCGTGGTGGCACGACTCCGTGAATATCCCAAAAACGACGAAGTTGTGTACTTTAAATGCGTGAATTATATGGAACGTCAGTTATgtgtcaataaagctgttatgaaaaAGACAATTAGAGAAGGATGCAGTTAGCTACGGAGGGCGACGTGCCTCAGCACAAGGAAACGGTAGCAGATGGGTCAGGACAGCAGTGCGGAGAGCGCTGTTTCACGTTGTGCTGTTCTCTGGTGAGATGGCGGCCTGTCCTGGGGACAAACCACCCTTGGACGCACAGATGACTGAAGCTGTACGTCTCCTTCCAGGCTTCCTTACACCGAGTTCTTTGGTGGAGTGAGCGGCTTAACGGTGGAACAGTTCCGGAAGATCAATGGCTTCCCAAACGCTTTCTGGGGTTGGGGCGGAGAAGATGATGACTTATGGAACAGGTACCCCCTTTTCCAGTTTCCGGTGCCTTCTAGAAACACTGCCTTAGGCTCCCCCAGATAAGCGCCACGCAGGAGGGATAGGGTGCAAGCCACGGAGGTAATGTGAAGTGTTCTAGCAGCCAcgtttaaaaaggttaaaaaagaaaaagatgggaaattaatttcactgtattttattaataaaacatgTTAACAGTGTATTTATCATAATATGTCAGAAATAATATCCTTCCAACGTATAATCAGGATAAAATGTTGACAGGATCCTTcacattcatctttttttccccttctatctttgaaatctggtatttATTTTACACTCCTAGCACATTTTTCACTGAAACTTCCCCAAACCAGAGGTCACATATTAGTGATGTGTACGCGCATTTATCCGTACCATCAGATAAGGCTTGCGTTGTACAACGTTGGGTTGAGTAGCGTCAACTAGTCTTTTTACAGAGTAAGTGAATAGTAACCTAATAaggaacaaataagcaaaagaattTCTACCTTGTATCTGTTTACTTTCTAAATTGGCTTTAGAAAAGAAAGCTACGCGTTGCTTTTTAATTACAGAGTAATACTTGCCGGTAAAAATTCACATAATACAAAGGTGCATAAACCAGAGCGTAATTCTTAATCCCCCACGGCTATCCTATTTCATTCCTAGGAAGTAGCGATTTCGAACAGGctgtttctttccccactttTTTCTGTTCCTACGTAAATAACCCAGGCCCATCCCTTCTCCAACCACGTTAATACAGAGAGAGCCGCTTCCTTAGTTTTAACAACGGCATGGTATTCCTTTACGTGGATACACgagaatttattttaatcctcTCCTGTCGATGAACATTGTTGTTTGCAGTTTTGAATATCCTTGTTCACGTGTGCAGATATTTCCGTAGCTTAAATTCCTTCTTGTGGAACGGCAGAGTCAAGTAAGTTGCTCTTTTGAATTTGGATAGTAATCGCCAGGATTTTCTTCCAGAAGAGATTGCAGAAAGAGTCCAAGCCATGGTGCATCACCGTTCCATCACGGCCAACATTGGCTATAAACAACCTTTTTCATTTTGCCACATTTCGGCCCTTCAGCAGCTGCGTGTGGCCCGGGGCTGCTATACTGGATAGGGGAGCTCCAGACAATTCTTTCTCAGTCTGAGAGATAAAAATGGCATCTCATCCTTTTAATTAATTTGGGTTTCTTAGGAACCCGGTGAGGATGAATGGCTTCACCACAAACCTACTGGTTGACTGGTCCTTGAGTCCAGTCAAACTCCAATTCAGGACATCTGTCGAAATTCTCCGCTGGCACTGTCCCCAGGTCAGCAGGAACCCCCTTGGGTGCAGGATCTGGGGCTGTTTCCCCCCAGTGTGCTGCACAAttccaggcacacagtaggcatccTATATGTGTTTATCAACTCAGAGCAAGAACACACTTTCCTGTATCAAAAGGAGAGTGTAATTTGGAGTCAAGAGGAGgatgttgaaataatattctcCCGCAGTGTTGACATATGAAGACAACCGTAAATTTTACACAGCTCTCCAAAGTCTGCCTCCGTGTGTTCACAGTTTCTTACAGTCCCATCAAGTTTCCAGTAAACCCAGCTTCAAAATCCTATCTTTTTCATACTAAGGATAAATAACCGAATACCTCCTTAAATGCTGCTGTCCCCATAGTGTTGTGAAGTTTTACATCTAGATCAGAGCATGTCCTACAAATGAGTTCACCTCCATGGTGACGGGGGAGTTGGGCAGAGTAATTAAGTTCACAACCAGGAAAGCACAGTGCAACTCTGACTTTCCTGACTTGCGTTATAGCAGGTGGTGGAAAGGAAAAGTGTTTTGTCCAccagtgagaaaaatatttttgataggaTCCGAACAAGCCGGCCGAGAGGGCGTGTGCACTCACCCCCTGGGGGACGCTCACCGATGTACCTGTCCCTGGGGACCTGGCGGCACACCTCACTCTCGagaattttaagtttcttttctttctcaaaacttTTTTTGTATTGTAGACCTCTTGTCTGCAACCACGCGCTTGCCCAGAGGGTAGGCAATTGAATATTTAGGTGCAGAAGTTCTGTTGTTCACCTTGGGGTTTCTCAGCCTCGGCATAGATGTGGACACCTGCACTGCTAGATCATTTGGTCTAAAAGCCCATTCTCTTTGTCTCGGACAGAGTACAGAACGCAGGCTACTCCGTGAGCCGGCCAGAAGGCGAcaccgggaaatacaaatctattCCTCATCACCATCGAGGAGAAGTCCAGTTTCTTGGAAGGTTGGTGCAATGTGTTTATCCTTCTCACAAATACCCTCTGTACTTTGCATTTGCAGATGTCCCAGAGCATGTGGCAACCCCTTGTCTTCCTCCCTACCTCCTCTCTAAGGTCCGGTTCTGGTGGCTGTTGAATAGTTCCTGGAGAGATGTTCATTTGCCTGTGAGGCAGGCGCTTGTGTGAAATCAGATTATCGGTGCAAAACTTGATCATAGATCTTTTAAGGAAATCGGTCACTTGGCAGCTTAAGTAAGCTTCATGGTCTCTTCTGTAGTCTTCAGGGAGTTGGAGAAAAATCCACTCCCGTTAAAGGTCTCTGTGTAACCTACGGCCACACCACAAAGCAGACTGGCGCCCTTCCTGCGAGCTCCGGTTCCAGAAGCGTGGCCCCTGAAATTCCGTTTGTACTTGCTTTGTTATCACCTTTGCTTCTGATAAGGAGCTTCCATACTGGACTGATTGGGGCATACAGATGGAGGGACATCTCTGCCTTTCCAGGAGTAGCTTTTTGTCTCGGTAACTGGGAGGAGGCCTGTTCTCCAGACCATC
Encoded proteins:
- the B4GALT5 gene encoding beta-1,4-galactosyltransferase 5, whose protein sequence is MRVRRGLLRLPRRSLLAALFFFSLSSSLLYFVYVAPGIVNTYLFMMQAQGILIRDNMRTIGAQVYEQVVRSAYAKRNSSVNDSDYPLDLNHSETFLQTTTFLPEDFTYFANHTCPERLPSMKGPIDINMSEIAMDDIHEIFSKDPAIKLGGHWKPSDCMPRWKVAILIPFRNRHEHLPVLLRHLIPMLQRQRLWFAFYVVEQVGTQPFNRAMLFNVGFQEAMKDLDWDCLIFHDVDHIPESDRNYYGCGQMPRHFATKLDKYMYLLPYTEFFGGVSGLTVEQFRKINGFPNAFWGWGGEDDDLWNRVQNAGYSVSRPEGDTGKYKSIPHHHRGEVQFLGRYALLRKSKERQGLDGLNNLNYFANITYDALYKNITVNLTPELAQVSEY